The DNA sequence CTGGGATCATATCGATGCCGGGGTGAGCAAGGCATTTCTTCTCAGGGAGAGGGAACGGGCTCTCGGGGAACTGGTATCCCCCGACTGCAGGCCCCTGGGCGGAATGGAAGGAGCCCCGTGCAGGGCCTGCGGCGTGCAGGACCGGTGCCCTGTCCTCGGGAAGGGAGGGGCATCCCGTGATTAGGGTCCGCCTCACCTATGCGAAGCGGGGGAGGGCCTGCTTCATTCCCCACATCGCCATACCCTCCGTGCTGGCCCGGGGCGCCGCCAGGGCTTCCATCAGTTTCCGGCTTTCCGAGGGATTTACCCCCCGTCCGAAGATCAGCCTGGGGCCCGAACTTTCCGTGGGCGTTCCCGCCCTTGCCGAACCTTTCGAAGCCTGGCTTACCGGGTACGATGAAGATACCCCCCGCCGGTGGAATCTCTTTTTGCCCGAAGGGTTTTCCCTCACGGGAAGCACAGTGGTGGACGGTCTCCCCGGAAGCGATGAGGCGAAGTCCCTCGGCAAATGGTGCCGGGCTTCGTCGTGCATTCTCGCCCTCAGGGGAAAAAACAGCCCCTCCCTCCAGGAGTTCCTGGAAGAGCTTCGGGAGGAGGGAACGGTCCTTTCCTTCGGCAGCGGACCGGACCTTCCGGCCGGCTTTTTCCGCCTCGTGATGGAGGATCCGGCGAAAAGGGGCCCCGGCGTGCTGGTGAAAGCCCTGGCCGCCCGGGGGATCATAACGGGGTGGCCCGATGTCTTTATCCTTCGGGAGGCGGTGGGGTCTCTCTCCCATCCGGAGGGCGGAGGAGAGATCCGGGTCCTGCCTCTTGCGGAACCCCTCAGGGTTCCGGCCCGGGAGGACGGAAGAGAATGAAGCATTTCCGGGGGAGATCCGTCCCCCTGTTTTTGGATAATCAGTTTTCTTCGGGAGGAGGGCGTCGCCGTGAGTGAAAGACATGCGGAGCCGGGCGCCGTGAACCGGAAGATTGTGGCCAACTGCATCGATCCGGAAGAGACGAGGGTCGCCATCATCGAGGAGGGCCGCCTCGCCGACCTGTTCGTGGAGCGGATGTGGGAGCGCCAGAAAGCGGGAGAGATCTACAAGGCCCGGGTGGAGAGCGTCCTTCCGGGCATCCACGCATCCTTCGTCAACCTCGGCGACGGAAGGAACGCCTTCCTGTACCTGAACGACGCCCGGGGGCTCAATCTCCAGCCGAACCAGGAGCTGCTCGTCCAGGTCACCAAGACGGCGAGGAAGAACAAGGGAGCCCGGGTAACTTCCCGGATCTCCCTTCCGGGGCGCTACGTGGTCCTCGTGCCCCACGGCCAGGAGTCGGGGGTTTCCAAGAGGATCATTGACGAGAACGAACGCAGGAGACTGAAGACCATCGCCCGGGAACTTCGGGGAGAGGATTACGGCATCATCGTCCGGACCGCTGCCGAAGGGGTGGACGAGGAAAGCCTCTCCCATGACGTGGAGGTTCTCCTCGCGCTCTGGAGGGAGATCGAGCACAACGGCAGGATCCAGTCCGCCCCGTGCCTGCTCTACAGGGACCTGGGCCTTCTCGGGAGAGTCCTCCGGGACGAGCTCACCGACGCCGTGTCCGAGATCGTGGTGGACGGCAGGGAAGAGTACGAAAACGTCAACAACAGCCTGTCCCTCTTCTCGGGAACGGACCACCCGGAGGTGAGCCTCTACGGGGGCACCACGCCCCTCTTCGAGTTCTACGGCATCGAAAAGGAGATCGAGGCGGCCCTGGAGCGAAAGGTGTGGCTCCAGTCCGGGGCCTATCTCATCATCGACCACACCGAGGCGCTGACGGTCATCGACGTGAACACGGGAAAATTCATCGGCAAGACGGACCTCCGCCATACGGTGCTGGAGACCAATCTCGAGGCCGCGTCCGAAATCGCCCGGCAGCTCCGGCTGCGGGCCATCGGCGGCATCGTGGTCATCGATTTCATCGACATGGATTACGAGGAAGACAGGGCACTCCTCTTGAAGCGACTGGAAGAGGTGTTCCTGCCCGACCGGTACCGGGCGCGTATTTTCGGCGTATCCCAGCTCGGGCTCGTGGAGATCACCAGAAAGCGGGCCCGGCCCGACATCCGGTCCACCCTCACCAGGAGCTGCCCCTTCTGCAGCGGCAACGGGTGGGTTCACCGGGAGGACACCATATCCATGACCATCAAGCGCTTTCTCCGGAAAGTGTCGGCGTCGAACCGCTCGGAGGCCCTCCTGCTGGAGGCCAACCCGGCGGTGGCCCACTACATTTACGAAACCTACCTCTCCCTCTGGGAGGAGGAGCTCGGCCGGAAGATCTTCCTCGCGGCGGTTCCCGACTTCGCCTGGAGCAAGTTCCGGCTGGACGCCCAGGGAGGGCTCGAGCAGGTGGAGCGGAGAATGGAACAGATGGAAAAATGGGAGGCCCGTCTCGTTGTATATCGAACGTCTACATCTTAAAGGCTTCAAAAGTTTCGGGGCTTCCCAGGACCTGGTGTTTTCCCCGGGGCTCACCGCCATCGTGGGCCCCAACGGGAGCGGAAAGAGCAACCTCCTCGACGCCCTCCGGTGGGTGCTGGGCGACGGTGGATTCCAGAGGCTCAGGATCGTCAGGCAGGGGGACCTGCTTTTTTCCGGAAGCGTGAGCATTCCCCCTGCAACAAGAGCGGAAGTGGCCCTTTTCATCAGGCAGGACGGAACTGCCGGCGCAGAAAGCTGCGTCCTCAAGAGATCTTTTTCACCGGAAACGGGCGCGGTGATTACCGTGGACGGCATCCGGACGAGGCTGTCCGACCTCGATGCCGTAAAGAGGCTCTGGAAGCT is a window from the Aminivibrio pyruvatiphilus genome containing:
- a CDS encoding DUF2344 domain-containing protein, producing the protein MIRVRLTYAKRGRACFIPHIAIPSVLARGAARASISFRLSEGFTPRPKISLGPELSVGVPALAEPFEAWLTGYDEDTPRRWNLFLPEGFSLTGSTVVDGLPGSDEAKSLGKWCRASSCILALRGKNSPSLQEFLEELREEGTVLSFGSGPDLPAGFFRLVMEDPAKRGPGVLVKALAARGIITGWPDVFILREAVGSLSHPEGGGEIRVLPLAEPLRVPAREDGRE
- a CDS encoding Rne/Rng family ribonuclease; translation: MSERHAEPGAVNRKIVANCIDPEETRVAIIEEGRLADLFVERMWERQKAGEIYKARVESVLPGIHASFVNLGDGRNAFLYLNDARGLNLQPNQELLVQVTKTARKNKGARVTSRISLPGRYVVLVPHGQESGVSKRIIDENERRRLKTIARELRGEDYGIIVRTAAEGVDEESLSHDVEVLLALWREIEHNGRIQSAPCLLYRDLGLLGRVLRDELTDAVSEIVVDGREEYENVNNSLSLFSGTDHPEVSLYGGTTPLFEFYGIEKEIEAALERKVWLQSGAYLIIDHTEALTVIDVNTGKFIGKTDLRHTVLETNLEAASEIARQLRLRAIGGIVVIDFIDMDYEEDRALLLKRLEEVFLPDRYRARIFGVSQLGLVEITRKRARPDIRSTLTRSCPFCSGNGWVHREDTISMTIKRFLRKVSASNRSEALLLEANPAVAHYIYETYLSLWEEELGRKIFLAAVPDFAWSKFRLDAQGGLEQVERRMEQMEKWEARLVVYRTSTS